The DNA window CTTACAATGCTGCCCCTGGTAATGTGGCAAGCTAGCTTGGTGTTCCAGGCAAAAATGCAGTTTCCTCTGCTCATTTTGATTACCTATAACGTTAGATATCTGGTGTCATATGCGGTCATATTATATACCGTTCTATCGCGTGGATTTCGAGATACAGCCTTTAAGGAAATGCAACCTTTGCTGCGGAGATTGCTTCAGCAGAAAAAAGGACTCAAAGGTGTACCATGGGTAAGAAAATCCCTAATGGTTCTCATATGTGTCAAGTTTTTCACCGTAACGTGGTTGTGTCTTACGGAAAAcgtattcttattttattccGTCGAGCCTTTTAATGTTGCCAGTTTGGCCACATTTCTGTTTCTGACCAATGCCTGGAACATTCTGCATATGGTGCCAATGGGTTATTTCCTCGCCCTGTGGCATATTGCTCGAGGCTTTGATAATGTGAATAAACGTTTGGAAACGATTATGACTTCAAAATCGTCTAGGCACTTGAAGGAACTTCAGGAGCTGTGGCTGCTTCATGGCGATCTCACCAAAACAGCCTTAAGTATAAATACGATCTATGGCCCCCAGATGTTGGGTACCCGCTTCGATTACTTTATAATTGGCGTAACACACGCCTACTGGGGAGCCTTTTTTACCTTTGGTGTATCCACTCCTATTTTTTGGCTGATTTACGGAATTGTTCAATATTTAATTCGTGCACTGGACTTTTTTCTCATCGATTACCTAGCCGATTTGGTCTTGAAGTACCAGAGTTCGGCCAAGCATTCCTGGAGTGAAATTCCATGGACGAAAGAGGTATTTAAAGTGAATTATGTGTTTATGTATGTTTATCAATTTCCAACGATTTAGATAGATTCCTACGTGACCTACGTTAGTAGTTCAAAGTTGAAGCTCTGGACTTGTGGATTTTTTCAATCGAACCTCAGTATGTGGTTCGATATGATCAGCGGCATTTTCTATTATATTTTAGTGCTACTGCAGTTTCATTTTGTTATGCAGAAATAATAGGATCATATAATTTAGTTTCTTATAAAAATCACTGTGCCTAAGAGTAtgcatataatttttaaaatattttgttgcatacctTCAGACACCTTTTTAGGTGAAATTGGAGCATATTGCGGCTTCATTAAGTTTATGTTACAAAAATCACATAGCTTCATCTTATGGTAATACAGTCACTTAAAAGAATGCCTTAATGTAGGCTTTGAAATAACTCCTTTAGATTTCAGAATGATAATtaatttgttgcatacttttagacatcaTTGAAGGCGAAATCCAACCCTATTTCTAAGTTTAGCATAACCTTGTTTAAGTTACATAATATTATTGAAATGTTTGCACTCAGAATtgttaatgaaatattttgcattgCCGAACCTATCAAATATCCctggcaaat is part of the Drosophila biarmipes strain raj3 chromosome 2R, RU_DBia_V1.1, whole genome shotgun sequence genome and encodes:
- the LOC108022437 gene encoding putative gustatory receptor 59b — its product is MVYPLVKIYFGYSLAIGITSQKLANQRFYTTLFSRAYALVANIITLTMLPLVMWQASLVFQAKMQFPLLILITYNVRYLVSYAVILYTVLSRGFRDTAFKEMQPLLRRLLQQKKGLKGVPWVRKSLMVLICVKFFTVTWLCLTENVFLFYSVEPFNVASLATFLFLTNAWNILHMVPMGYFLALWHIARGFDNVNKRLETIMTSKSSRHLKELQELWLLHGDLTKTALSINTIYGPQMLGTRFDYFIIGVTHAYWGAFFTFGVSTPIFWLIYGIVQYLIRALDFFLIDYLADLVLKYQSSAKHSWSEIPWTKEIDSYVTYVSSSKLKLWTCGFFQSNLSMWFDMISGIFYYILVLLQFHFVMQK